A region of Subdoligranulum variabile DNA encodes the following proteins:
- a CDS encoding LysR family transcriptional regulator codes for MTIRHLRIFVAVYQAENATHAAEELHMTQPAVTRAIQELEQYYGTRLFERMYRHLSPTECARRLYPQAVHLLDSFDRIETGLRNWDSMGIVRVGATVTLGSTVLPGLAHRFAQENPGIQLQVTVANGGTLTAALCENRLDLALLESTPSLPDLHTEEIGTDLLCAVMTPADPLAAGQTVTLEQLSAAPLLVREEGSTARAALQSALEAQGLPLHIVWESVSTEALLQAAAEGLGVAVLPEPRVKNAAAAGIVCTRPIDGQALRRHRVAAWHKEKYLSESMQRFLALCRRTTG; via the coding sequence ATGACCATACGGCATCTGCGCATCTTCGTGGCGGTCTATCAGGCCGAGAATGCCACCCATGCGGCGGAGGAACTGCACATGACCCAGCCTGCCGTGACCCGGGCCATCCAGGAGCTGGAACAGTACTACGGGACCCGGCTGTTTGAGCGGATGTACCGTCATCTTTCGCCCACTGAATGTGCCCGCCGGCTCTATCCCCAGGCGGTGCATCTGCTGGATTCCTTCGACCGCATCGAAACCGGGCTGCGCAACTGGGATTCCATGGGAATTGTCCGGGTTGGGGCCACCGTCACCCTGGGCAGCACGGTGCTGCCCGGACTGGCCCACCGGTTTGCCCAGGAAAATCCCGGCATCCAGCTCCAGGTCACGGTGGCCAACGGCGGTACGCTGACGGCGGCCCTGTGTGAAAACCGCCTGGATCTGGCACTGCTGGAGAGTACGCCCTCCCTGCCCGACCTCCATACCGAGGAGATCGGCACCGATCTGCTGTGTGCGGTGATGACTCCTGCAGACCCCCTTGCCGCCGGGCAGACCGTTACGCTGGAACAGCTGTCCGCTGCGCCCCTTCTGGTGCGGGAGGAGGGCAGTACCGCCCGGGCGGCCCTGCAGAGTGCGCTGGAAGCGCAGGGTTTGCCGCTGCACATCGTGTGGGAGAGCGTCAGTACCGAGGCGCTGCTCCAGGCGGCCGCCGAAGGACTGGGGGTGGCGGTGCTGCCGGAACCCCGCGTCAAGAATGCTGCCGCGGCAGGCATCGTCTGCACGCGGCCCATCGACGGACAGGCGCTCCGCCGTCACCGGGTGGCGGCCTGGCATAAAGAAAAATACCTCTCCGAATCAATGCAGCGTTTTCTGGCTTTGTGCCGCCGAACCACCGGGTGA
- a CDS encoding chromate transporter, protein MDQHPQPQTRAARLRALFFSTLYISAFTFGGGFVIVTFMKRKFVDELHWIDDQEMLDMAALAQSSPGAIAVNAAILVGWHVEGLAGMVVAVLGTIIPPMVILSVISFFYAAFATNTYVALVLKGMQAGVAAVILDVVCGLGSDVLKTRSPIYIGLMVVAFVASFVFDVNVIVIILAAAAFGVVRALFQSRKAARS, encoded by the coding sequence ATGGATCAGCATCCCCAACCCCAGACCCGCGCCGCGCGGCTGCGGGCCCTGTTTTTCAGCACCCTGTACATCAGCGCGTTTACCTTCGGCGGCGGTTTCGTCATCGTCACCTTCATGAAGCGCAAATTCGTGGATGAGCTGCACTGGATCGACGACCAGGAAATGCTGGATATGGCCGCCCTGGCCCAGTCTTCCCCCGGCGCCATCGCCGTCAACGCCGCCATCCTGGTGGGCTGGCATGTGGAAGGTCTGGCCGGCATGGTGGTCGCCGTGCTGGGCACCATCATTCCGCCCATGGTCATCCTATCGGTGATTTCCTTCTTTTATGCGGCTTTCGCCACCAACACCTATGTGGCCTTAGTGCTCAAAGGCATGCAGGCCGGTGTGGCCGCCGTCATCCTGGACGTGGTCTGCGGTCTGGGCAGCGATGTGCTCAAGACCCGTTCGCCCATCTACATCGGTCTGATGGTGGTTGCTTTTGTGGCCAGCTTCGTATTCGATGTGAATGTCATCGTCATCATTCTGGCCGCTGCCGCCTTCGGCGTCGTGCGTGCCCTGTTCCAGAGCAGAAAGGCGGCCCGTTCATGA
- a CDS encoding chromate transporter, whose protein sequence is MIYFQLFFSFLQVGLFSVGGGYAAMPLIQNQVVELHPWLTLQEFTDLITIAEMTPGPIAVNSATFVGIRIAGIPGALIATLGCITPALILVSLLAYVYNKYKDISLLQNVLSCLRPVVVALILGAGLSILSLVLFNGETPALNIVDWIGAGSFVVAFVLLRKFKWNPILTMCLCGVAGLVLHLLLPVA, encoded by the coding sequence ATGATCTATTTTCAACTATTTTTCAGTTTTTTGCAAGTAGGACTTTTCAGCGTGGGCGGCGGCTATGCCGCCATGCCGCTGATCCAGAACCAGGTGGTGGAACTCCACCCCTGGCTGACCCTGCAGGAATTCACCGACCTGATCACCATCGCCGAGATGACCCCCGGCCCCATCGCCGTCAACTCGGCCACCTTTGTGGGCATCCGCATTGCCGGCATTCCCGGCGCCCTGATCGCCACCCTGGGCTGCATCACACCGGCGCTCATCCTGGTTTCCCTGCTGGCCTACGTATACAATAAGTACAAAGACATCTCCCTTTTACAGAATGTACTTTCCTGCCTGCGCCCGGTGGTGGTAGCCCTGATCCTCGGCGCGGGACTGTCCATTCTCTCGCTGGTGCTCTTCAACGGCGAGACCCCTGCCCTGAACATCGTGGACTGGATCGGTGCCGGCAGCTTCGTGGTGGCCTTTGTGCTGCTGCGCAAATTCAAGTGGAACCCCATCCTGACCATGTGCCTGTGCGGCGTGGCCGGTCTGGTGCTCCATCTGCTGCTGCCCGTCGCCTGA
- a CDS encoding EFR1 family ferrodoxin (N-terminal region resembles flavodoxins. C-terminal ferrodoxin region binds two 4Fe-4S clusters.), with protein sequence MIFYFSGTGNSRWAARRLAELTGDTAIDLARLDKAPDCSGETRIGLVFPVYAWGLPEPVETFARTLPRTGAFTFAVATCGSEAGHALKKLDRLFPLRSSYSLVMPNNYILGADLDDEATARAKIDAAEKELAVIAREVAAAQPVCRVREGSLAALKSSVVHYGFNRFARSTKAFYATNACTGCGRCAKDCPAGTIRLENGRPVWGDKCYQCLRCLHSCPVQAIQYGKGTETKGRYTIEQYRPL encoded by the coding sequence ATGATTTTCTATTTTTCCGGCACCGGCAACTCCCGCTGGGCAGCCCGGCGCCTGGCTGAACTTACCGGAGATACTGCCATCGACCTGGCCCGGCTGGACAAGGCTCCCGACTGCTCCGGCGAGACCCGGATCGGGCTGGTTTTCCCGGTTTACGCCTGGGGTTTGCCCGAACCGGTGGAAACCTTCGCCCGGACGCTGCCCCGCACCGGCGCGTTCACCTTTGCGGTGGCCACCTGCGGGTCGGAAGCCGGTCATGCCCTGAAAAAACTGGACAGGCTGTTCCCGCTGCGCAGCAGTTACAGTCTGGTGATGCCCAACAATTATATCCTGGGTGCCGACCTGGACGACGAAGCCACCGCCCGCGCCAAGATCGACGCGGCGGAGAAAGAGCTGGCGGTCATCGCACGGGAAGTCGCCGCTGCCCAGCCGGTCTGCCGCGTCCGGGAGGGCAGTCTGGCGGCACTCAAATCCAGCGTGGTGCACTACGGCTTCAACCGGTTTGCCCGCAGCACCAAAGCCTTTTACGCCACCAACGCCTGCACCGGCTGCGGACGGTGTGCCAAAGACTGCCCGGCCGGGACCATCCGGCTGGAGAACGGCCGCCCGGTATGGGGCGACAAGTGTTACCAGTGCCTGCGCTGCCTGCACAGCTGCCCCGTGCAGGCCATCCAGTACGGCAAGGGAACCGAAACCAAGGGCCGCTATACCATCGAACAGTACCGCCCGCTGTAA
- a CDS encoding flavin reductase family protein, whose amino-acid sequence MRKNFGAKPWTYPQPVFILATYGEDGTPDAMNAAWGGISDDTQLSLCISAGHKTTANILARKAFTVSMATADQVVACDYVGIASGNTVANKLEKAGWHTTPSAFVDAPVIDELPMAVECRLVSYDPESCRLVGEIVNVSADESVLDADGKIDPDKLDPITFDPIHHVYRKLGNKVGNAFRDGAALK is encoded by the coding sequence ATGCGTAAGAATTTCGGTGCAAAACCCTGGACCTATCCCCAGCCGGTGTTCATTCTGGCAACCTATGGAGAGGATGGCACCCCCGACGCCATGAATGCGGCCTGGGGCGGCATCAGTGACGACACCCAGCTGTCGCTGTGCATCAGCGCGGGGCACAAGACTACCGCCAACATCCTGGCCCGCAAGGCGTTTACCGTCAGCATGGCCACGGCGGACCAGGTGGTGGCCTGCGACTATGTGGGCATTGCCTCGGGCAACACGGTGGCAAACAAGCTGGAAAAGGCCGGCTGGCATACCACACCCTCGGCGTTTGTGGACGCGCCGGTCATCGATGAATTGCCCATGGCGGTGGAATGCCGTCTGGTCAGCTATGACCCCGAGAGCTGCCGCCTGGTGGGGGAGATCGTCAACGTCAGTGCCGACGAATCGGTGCTGGATGCCGATGGAAAGATCGACCCCGACAAGCTGGACCCCATCACCTTTGATCCCATCCATCATGTCTACCGCAAACTGGGCAACAAGGTGGGCAACGCCTTCCGCGACGGCGCAGCACTGAAATAA
- a CDS encoding HAAS signaling domain-containing protein, translated as MDARLNAYLEQIEKNLKPLPVSERVDIVQEIKSEMQELSGVGQTPEQILQRLGAPRELARAYLGDLIVRDTRFSWGRVLAIFAYYSLAGLSGLLILPTLGICAPVFLLCGLAVPLLGAVKLVDEVLRLHLPYVQYITVAGVDNPALAFLLCLITGAVLCALGYGCWKLLLGYIRSVNRIGRKLSA; from the coding sequence ATGGATGCCCGACTGAATGCTTATCTGGAACAGATCGAAAAGAATCTCAAGCCGCTGCCGGTTTCGGAGCGGGTGGATATCGTGCAGGAAATCAAAAGCGAAATGCAGGAACTGTCCGGTGTCGGGCAGACGCCGGAACAGATCCTGCAGCGGCTGGGCGCACCCCGGGAACTGGCCCGGGCCTATCTGGGAGATCTGATCGTCCGGGATACCCGTTTCAGCTGGGGGCGTGTCCTGGCGATTTTCGCCTACTACAGTCTGGCGGGGCTGTCCGGTCTGCTTATCCTGCCCACGCTGGGCATCTGTGCACCGGTCTTTCTGCTCTGCGGGCTGGCGGTGCCGCTGCTGGGGGCGGTCAAACTGGTGGACGAGGTGCTGCGCCTTCACCTTCCCTATGTGCAGTATATCACCGTGGCCGGGGTCGATAATCCGGCGCTGGCCTTCCTGCTCTGTTTGATTACAGGGGCGGTGCTTTGTGCCCTGGGGTACGGGTGCTGGAAATTGCTGCTGGGGTACATCCGGTCGGTGAACCGGATCGGGCGCAAACTTTCGGCGTGA
- a CDS encoding PadR family transcriptional regulator encodes MNLDDWKSQIKRGTLEFCILLMIRRQPSYGYEIISTLEKYPLLAAKENTIYPLLRRLLKEGWISSAWQESTEGLPPRKYYSLTAAGQEYLEAMSKEWSDLLAAVQEIKGV; translated from the coding sequence ATGAACCTGGATGACTGGAAATCCCAAATCAAGCGCGGAACCCTGGAGTTCTGTATTTTGCTGATGATCCGGCGGCAGCCTTCCTACGGATATGAGATCATCAGTACACTGGAAAAATACCCGTTGCTCGCTGCCAAAGAGAACACGATCTATCCGCTGCTGCGGCGGCTGCTCAAGGAAGGCTGGATCTCCTCAGCCTGGCAGGAGAGCACCGAGGGACTGCCCCCGCGGAAATATTATTCCCTGACCGCGGCGGGGCAGGAATATCTGGAAGCGATGTCGAAGGAATGGAGCGACCTGCTGGCCGCCGTTCAGGAAATCAAAGGAGTGTAA
- a CDS encoding SDR family oxidoreductase has protein sequence MMRVLLTGAGGFLGARILQQLAGRLELLTLPHGLMARAGQEELREAVARLHPDAILHTAALSDTGYCEAHPEESYRANVEVPFWLAEAARAAGAKLVAFSSDQVYAGLQEHGPFTENTPLSPANVYGRHKREAEQRVLDILPGAVLLRATWLYDLPGYGLPIRGNLPLNLLRAARTGEVLRFSRRDYRGVTYARQAVEALLPALELPGGVYNFGSENNTDMVTTARQFCQVLGIDPPLEAADWPRSLLMDTTKARAGGLAFDSTADGIRRCAADYGLAGLL, from the coding sequence ATGATGCGTGTTTTGTTGACCGGCGCCGGGGGATTCCTGGGTGCCCGGATTTTACAGCAGCTGGCCGGACGGCTGGAACTGCTGACCCTTCCCCACGGCCTGATGGCCCGGGCCGGGCAGGAGGAGCTCCGCGAGGCGGTGGCACGCCTGCATCCCGACGCCATCCTGCACACGGCGGCCCTCTCGGACACCGGCTACTGTGAGGCACACCCGGAGGAATCTTACCGGGCCAACGTGGAGGTGCCCTTCTGGCTGGCGGAAGCGGCCCGTGCCGCCGGGGCCAAGCTCGTGGCGTTCAGTTCCGACCAGGTCTATGCCGGATTGCAGGAACACGGTCCTTTTACGGAAAATACGCCCCTCTCCCCCGCCAACGTCTACGGCCGCCACAAGCGGGAGGCCGAACAGCGGGTGCTGGACATCCTGCCCGGTGCCGTGCTGCTGCGGGCCACCTGGCTTTACGACCTGCCGGGCTATGGGCTGCCCATCCGGGGGAATCTGCCGCTGAACCTGCTGCGGGCCGCCCGCACCGGGGAAGTGCTGCGGTTTTCCCGCCGGGATTATCGCGGCGTGACCTACGCCCGCCAGGCCGTGGAGGCACTGCTGCCCGCCCTGGAACTGCCCGGGGGCGTGTACAATTTCGGCAGTGAAAACAATACCGATATGGTCACCACCGCCCGGCAGTTCTGCCAGGTGCTGGGGATCGACCCACCCCTGGAAGCCGCCGACTGGCCCCGCAGCCTGCTCATGGACACCACCAAAGCCCGCGCCGGCGGGCTGGCCTTTGACTCCACCGCCGACGGCATCCGCCGCTGCGCGGCGGACTACGGCCTGGCCGGTCTGCTGTAA